The DNA region GTCAATATTTTGTTGATCGTGGTACTGGGATTGATGTTACTGATTAACCCACCAGCCTATCGTCGGGGCTTCCTGCGTCTGTTTCCCTCCTTCTATCGTCGCCGTATGGATGGCATTTTGACGGAATGCGAGCAGTCGCTGGGAAACTGGATTGTCGGTGCGCTGATCAGCATGAGTGTGATCGCCGTGTTGAGCACGCTTGGGTTGTCCCTGATTGGTGTCAAGGCCGCTCTGGCGAACGGGGTGCTGGCGGGATTGCTCAACTTCATTCCCAATCTGGGGCCGACCATCAGTGTTGTTCCGCCAATGGCGATCGCCCTCCTGGACTCTCCCACCAAAGCCGTGCTGGTGCTGATCCTGTACATCGCCATCCAGCAATTTGAAAGTAACCTGCTTACCCCCTTTGTCATGTCCCAGCAGGTGAATCTTCTCCCTGCCGTTACCCTATTGTCCCAGGTCTTTTTTGCCACGATCTTCGGCTTCTGGGGTCTGCTGCTCGCCCTGCCCCTGATCGTTGTCCTGCAAATCCTGATCCGTCGCATCCTAGTCGAAGACATCATGGATCGCTGGCATCTTTCAGACAGCCAACTCCCTGCCGAACCTGCCTTTCCCCCGGATGGCCCGATCTATGAGCCAACGGTCATCGCAGAAACGGTCATTCATTCTGGTAACAATGAGGAAGATGGGGAAGATGGGGAAGGTAAAGAGGTAGGTGGGTAGCGTTACCCCTTGACTGCTTCACGCCTCCCCTATCCTCCCTATCTCCGCCACATACTCCTCTCCACCTCCACCCTTCCACTCTCCCATGTCCCTGCAAGCACTGATCTTCGACGTAGATGGAACCCTGGCCGACACCGAACGAGACGGTCACCGCGTAGCATTCAATCGAGCCTTTGCAGACGCGGGGCTGGGCTGGGAGTGGTCAGTGGAGCGATACGGGCAACTGCTGGAGGTGTCGGGAGGAAAGGAACGGTTGCAACGGTATTTGCAAGAAGACCAGCCAGATTTTATTCCACCTGGAGACGTGAAAGCCTGGGCGGCTGAGATGCATCGGTTGAAAACTCGGCATTATCGGGATCTGGTGCAGCAGGGAATTATGCCACTGCGTCCCGGTGTGAAACGGCTGATTCAGGAGGCACGGCAGGCTGGCATTCGGTTGGCGATCGCCACCACCAGTGCTCCCGATAATGTACTGGCCCTGCTGGAAACGGGATTAGGGGCTGACAGTCCCTCCTGGTTCGAGGTGATTGCAGCAGGGGACGTGGTGCCTGCTAAAAAACCTGCTCCTGATATTTATTGCTATGCACTGGAGGCAATGGGTTTACCGCCAGAAGTGTGTGTGGCGATCGAAGACTCCCACGTCGGCCTGCAGGCGGCGATCCAGGCAGGGCTGACGACGGTGATTACCCCCAGCAGCTATACGCAGGACGAGGATTTCACTAGAGCCGCCCTGGTCGTGAGTCATTTGGGAGAACCAAGCAAACCGCTTCAGGTGTTAGCCGGACATACCTTACCCTCAACCTATTTCGATATCTCCTGCGCTCAGTCTTTGCTCGCTGCTTCTCTGTCTGTTACCGGATCCCGAATCGACCTACAATAGGCAGCATTGGCACGTTGCCCCAATAAACTGCATCGATTGAATAGGAGGCTTGTTGTGAAAGAAATTTTGATCAGCTTAGGGGTTCTGGTGGCCTGTGTAGTGCTGCTGGTGGTCAGTCAAATCGTGGGCAACCGGGATACTGCCGTTGCTGCCGGACTGAACCAACCTCCTGCTGTGGAAACAACCGATGTGCCCCAGGGTTCACCTCTGGTTGCTGAAGCAACGACCAATACTCCCCCTACGAGGAACGTTGAAGTGTCAGAAAATTATGTCACCACCCCGTCGGGGTTGAAGTATCTGGATATGGTCGAAGGGACGGGTGAAACTCCCCAGCCCGGACAAACCGTTACCGTGCATTACATCGGCACCCTGGTGGATGGCACCAAGTTTGATAGCTCCCGCGATCGCAATCGTCCCTTTGAGTTCAAGTTGGGCGCGGGACAGGTGATCAAGGGTTGGGATGAAGGCATTGCCACGATGAAGGTTGGTGGTCGGCGGCAATTAGTGATCCCTCCCAGCCTGGGTTATGGCTCTCGCGGCATTGGCCCTATTCCTCCCAACTCCACCCTGGTATTTGACGTGGAACTGCTGAAGGCAAGCTAGCGGTGTGTTAGGCAAAATTTCATCGTAGAGACGTTTTGACGGAACGTCTCTACAACTCAATCAATGCTGAATGAAGGATTATTTTTATTTTGGGTGTGGTAGTCTTGAATCTCTTTTCTAGGACTGTGACCCACTGAATTTTATGGCTGAAACAGTATTTGTAACAGGGGGTACGGGATTTGTGGGAGCGAATCTGGTGCGGTTGCTCCTGCAGCAAGGTTATCGGGTAAAAGCTTTAGTCCGTCCTCACAGTGCTCTAGATAACTTGCAGGGGCTGAATGTGGAACTGGTGCAGGGGCACTTGAATGATCCCGATCTGGCGGAGGCGATGCAGGGATGTCGCTATCTGTTCCACGTTGCAGCACACTACTCACTCTGGCAGGCCGATCGCGAGCAGCTCTATCAATTTAATGTGCTGGGAACTCGCAATGTACTGGCTGCGTCCCGAAAGGCAGGGATCGAACGGGCCGTTTACACCAGTTCCGTGGCGGCGATCGGGGTGAAGCCAGGGGGGGTTGCAGATGAAACCTACCAAAGTCCGGTGGACAATCTGATTGGCTACTACAAACAATCCAAATACTGGGCGGAACAGGAAGCTGTCAAAGCGGCTCAGACGGGACAGGATGTGGTGATTGTGAATCCCAGTACGCCGATCGGCCCCTGGGACATTAAACCTACGCCCACCGGAGACATCGTGTTAAGGTTTTTACGTCGTCAAATGCCCGTTTATCTGAACACTGGCCTGAATTTCGTCCATGTGGGGGATGTGGCCCAGGGGCATTTACTGGCATTACAAAAGGGAAAAACAGGCGATCGCTATATTTTGGGCCATCAAAATCTCACGCTTAAGGAACTTCTCGATCTTCTGGCACAGATTACTGGACTCCCTGCTCCTCGGCATACCATTCCTGCCTGGATTCCATTCTGTACTGCCTGGGTAGATGAGAAGGTGCTTGCTCCTCTGGGTAAAACGCCTTCAGTTCCCATGGATGGTGTGCGTATGGCAGGACAATTGATGTACTACGATGCTGCCAAAGCAGTACGGGAACTGGGCCTGCCGCAAACTTCTATTTTGACAGCGTTAAGAGATAGCGTAGAGTGGTTTGTAAACAAACACTACGTATACGTTAAGCCGTTATAGGTGATAGATCAATGTCCGGTAGCGATCGCCTGCCGTTTTTAGCCCCTATCCCCCTTTTTGACATCGTGAGGAGTGAACACAGTCATGGCAATTCATCTGCAGCAAGCGCTTGAAATTGGTAAATATATCGTTACACAGCGGTTGAAAGGGCGCAAAAAATATCCCCTTACCCTGATGCTGGAACCCCTGTTTCGTTGCAACTTAGCCTGCTCCGGTTGTGGCAAAATTCAGCATCCGACCGACATTCTGGTACAGAATCTGACTCCTGAACAGTGCTTTGCGGCGGTTGAGGAATGTGGTGCTCCCGTGGTGGCAATTCCCGGAGGTGAACCCCTGCTGCATCCTCAGATTGATGAGATTGTGCGAGGTTTAGTGACACGCCGCAAGTTTGTTTACCTGTGTACCAATGGGTTGCTGCTGGAAAAAAGCTTGGATAAGTTTGAGCCTTCCCCTTATTTCAGCTTCAGTGTGCATTTGGATGGCCTGCGGGAACTGCACGACAAATGTGTCGATCGCAAAGGGGTATTTGATACGGCGGTCAAAGCCATTAAAGCCGCGAAAGCGAAAGGGTTTCGCGTCACGACCAACACCACCATTTTTGAAGGCGCAGACCCCAAAGAGATTCAGGAATTTTTTGATTTTGTCAGCACGCTGGGGGTGGATGGCATGATGGTGTCTCCTGGTTATAGCTACGAGTGGGCACCCGACCAAAACCACTTCCTCAAACGAGAGCAAACCAAGGCTCTGTTCCGGGAAATTCTCGCTCCTTTCAAAGCGGGGCAAAAGAACTGGAACTTCAACCACAATCCGTTGTTCCTGGACTTTTTGACGGGGGAGAAAGATTACGAATGTACCCCCTGGGGAATGCCCAGTTACAGCGTCTTAGGGTGGCAAAAACCTTGCTATTTACTGAATGAGGGCCACTATGCCACGTATCAAGAGTTACTGGACAACACCGATTGGAGCCAATACGGGCGGGCCAGTGGCAATCCTAAATGTGCTGATTGCATGGTGCATTGTGGCTATGAACCCACAGCCGCTGTAGATGCAATGCAACCCCAAAACCTGACCCGCTCGCTCGGTTCCGTCTTGAGCATGAGTCGATAAACGGCTAGGAGCCTGGGAGCCAAACCAGATGCAGCCAGAAAACGGAATCTTCTCCATCAAGGAAACTACGGTTCTAAACCAGGTTCAGCTAAAGAACAGTCGTTTTCCGATCAGAGAAACTCCAGTTCTGGACTTGGACAAGGTTTAGATTTGGAAAGGCTGATGTTTAGCTCCCAGGATGGGGTATTAAAAACGGATTGCTGTATAGTTAGAGCCAATCTGGTGTAGTGACTTAGAGGAGTGGATCAATGCAGTTATGCAAAAGTGCTTTAGAGGTTTTGGAAGAGACCAGTCGGACGTTTTATATTCCTATTAGTCGCTTACCATCTGGGTTGCAGGAAGCCGTTGCTTCTGGCTATTTGTGTATGCGGGCGATCGATGAAATTGAAGATCATCCCTCTCTTGACAATGCCTTGAAAGCAAAACTACTGCAGATCATTAGCCTCACCTTACAGGCTGGCACCCATGAAATGAAGGCGAGTGATCTGTCCACTGCATTGAGCGATTACAAGGAGTTGCTACCAGAAGTTTCCCTACGCATTGGGGAATGGGCCTTATTAGCCCCGGACACGATCGCACCCCGCATTTGGGATGCCACCGCCGCTATGGCCGATCGCATGGCCTATTGGGCCTGCATCAACTGGCAGATTAAAGATAAAGCTGACCTCGATCGCTATACATTTGGCGTGGCTGGGGCAGTCGGTCTGCTGTTATCCGACCTGTGGGCCTGGTATGACAACACCCAAACCAGCCGTACCCAGGCGATCGGCTTTGGCCGGGGTTTGCAAGCTGTCAATATCTTACGGAACCATGCTGAAGATCTAACTCGTGGAGTGGATTTCTATCCTCAAGGGTGGAGCGATGAGCAAATGCACACTTATGCCCGTGAGAACTTGCGGATGGCCGATGAATATACTGCGGCTCTGAGCCTCGGCCCTGCATTGGACTTCTGCCGAATTCCTTTAGCCCTTGCCCATGCCACACTGGATGCCCTCTCTCAGGGTGAAGCAAAACTAAGCCGTAGTACGGTGATGGATCTGGTCAAGCAATTAACCAGCACTCCTGTTTAAGGGTGGGGACTTCCCCCGGTTATCCGACACGAAGATGGAACCTGGAGAAGATACAAAACTTGAGCAGCTTGAAGCGACGGCATCCGAACTGGGGCAGCGGAATTATTTGCACTGTGGGAGGAGATCGACCCCCACGCATCTAGATCCGGGGGACTTCCCCCGGATCTAGATGCGCTATCCGATCGCGACCAATTGATTGGAAGCTACAGGGGGTTGGTGAAGCGATCGCCCTACTGCTGTTGCGATCGCGGTTACACTTTGCACCAACTCCTGCATGGTTTCCAGAGATAATGCTTGTCGGGCATCAGAAACCGATTTTTCCGGCTCCGGATGGCATTCAATGATCAGGCCATCGGCTCCAGCGGCGATCGCGGCACGGGCCAGGTCGGGAACCAGTTCTCGTTTTCCGGCGGCATGACTGGGATCGACAATCACAGGTAAGTGGGTCAATTGCTTCAGGGCGACTACCGCTCCCAGATCCAGGACATTGCGAGTGTAGGTATCGAAACTGCGGATGCCTCGCTCGCACAACACCACATTCGGATTACCATGCGCCATGATGTATTCCGCGGCCATAACAAATTCTTCGATCGTGGCCGCCAATCCCCGCTTTAAGAGAATGGGTTTGCTCACGCTTCCCAGAGCCTTTAATAGCTCGAAGTTTTGCATATTGCGGCTGCCGACTTGCAGCATATCGGCATAGGTGGCAACGGGGTCAATTTGGCCGATCGACATCACTTCCGTGACCACAGGCAGACCATACGCCTGCCGCACTGAGGCCAGAATGCGTAGGCCATCCACTCCCATGCCCTGGAAACTATAAGGGGAGGTGCGTGGCTTATACACACCTCCCCGAAGAGCGCTAATTGAAACGGTTGAGAGCGATCGCGCGACCTGCTCCATTTGCTCCAGGCTTTCGACAGTGCAGGGGCCGCCAATGACGACGATCGCTGGCCCGCCGATCGCGACTTGATGGGATAAATTGACCACAGTACGGTGATCAGCATGGGTTTTAGTGGTCAGTTTTGCTTCTAACACAGTGATGACTCCTAAGGTAATGAGTAGATGGTGGACAATGAAAACGAATCAACAAAAAAGCCCGGAACTGGTCAGTCCCGGGCAGCATCATGAATGCACAACGACCTTACCCGGGTGACTCCCTGGCCCAAAAGTAAAAACCGAAAAACCAACAGTGTTGCTGCATCATGAGGGGGTAGAACCGTGAACTGAGTCTAGTTCGCAAACCAGAGTTTTTCTATCAGAAAAATTAGATCGCTGGACTTGAACGGACTTTAATTAAAAAGCCGCAGACTGGATGCTGCGGCTCACTCAGAGAAATAGCAAGAAACTCGCTTCACTCTAAGTGAACCGGGAACGCCAAAAGTAAAAATAAAAAGCGCGATTCAGCATCGGACTGCCTGGAGGGAATAAATTTCTTACTTTGACCGTAGCAGGATCATCAAAAATGCGTCAAGTACCCCAAAGGGTTAACAGCGAAGCCAAGGATCTTTCCTTTTTCGGAAAGCCAGAATGCAGAGAGCGGAAAAAAGCGATCGCCGTCGTAGGCCAGACGGCTAACTTTACAGTTTCTTCATAAACTATCCGCATATTTACTGTTCATTCTCCATAGTTGTCTCTAGAATGAAGGGCACAGGGTGTTATCTAAGGTTATGAATGTGATTAAAAAGAGGGCATTTTACGTAATAACGCTGATTGCTGGCACTCAATTAGCTCCTTTTTCGGAAATTAATCTTGAAAAATCTCACTCTTCGACTCAAACCCGTTTTATAACAACGTCATTACTCAGTAAAAACCAGGAGGATTTGGGGCACTTCGCCTATTCCCCACCTTCCTCGATCGGAGGCCCAAGACGATCGGCGGGGTCAGGGGCACGTTGGATTCCGCAGTCCTGCTAAAAAACAAGGGCAGAGTCAGGTTTTTCCCTGGTGATTTAGCCGTCCCAGCTTCTGAAAAAAGATTCGGGTTCCAAAATGAAAAAGAGGCAGAATTTCTGCCTCTTTTTTGCATGATTTTTACGTATCGGAAACCTGGTTGACTGACAAATCTCCTGAACACCCGCCGCATCACCAGGCAATCAATTTCCTGGCTCATAGCCAAAGTCAGCTAAAGACGACTGGACAAGAGTTTCAGTCCATTTGAAAGGTTTAAATTCATGCCCTGGAACCGCTATCCTAAAACTGCATTTCTGCAGCCTGAACGCGCTCGACCTGTTTCTTCTTGAGCACCAGCATGATTTGGGTCAGGATAACAATGCCAAAGAACGCCAGCAGACCCAGGATGCGGTTCGGGCTTTGTAGAACAATCTCCGCATCTACCTGACCAAAGCCACCCACATTGGGATTATTGGTCAACGCTTCACCGGAAGCCACTTGCTGTCCTTCGGAAACCAGTAACTCTGGCCCTGCAGGAATTGCTTCCGTGATTGTACTGCCATCAGCTTTTTGAATCGTCACTTCGTAGCCGTTGTCGTCTGTCCTGGCAATCTTGGTGATCGTGCCAGCAGCAGAAGCGTTGAAGACCGTGTTATTGCTCTTTTCACCCGTGGGATAAACCTGGCCCCGGCCCCGGTTGCCGCCCACATGGATCTGATACTTGCCAAAGTGGATGGACTTATCTGCCTTAGGATCGGGCGACAGGATGGGGAATACAATCTCCTGGTACTGCTCACCCGGAAGGGGGCCTACTACGAGAATGTTTTCCTGATCTTCGCTGTAAGGCTGGAAGTAAACGTCCTTCACCTTTTCCTTCATTTCTTCGGGAATCCGATCTTCGGGTGCCAGCTTAAAGCCTTCGGGAAGCATTAACACGGCTCCCACGTTAAGCGGTGCTTTGGCCCCGCCATAGACTACCTGCTGCAAATTGGTGTCATAGGGAATCTTAACAACCGCCTCAAAGACAGAGTCCGGCAGTACCGATTGGGGAACTTCTACCTGAGTTGGCTTGGCGGCCAGGTGGCAGTTGGCACATACAATCCGACCCGTTGCTTCACGGGGATTGTCATAAGCCTGTTGGGCGAAAGCAGGATAGGCGGCGGCTGTTTGGGGAAAAGCGAGGCTGCTCACTAACAACACTGCCAGGGTGGCGATCGCGAGGGTTATAGTGCGCTTCAGGGTAGCCGTCCCTGGGAGCAAAACTTCTTGAATAGAACGTGTTCTCATGTCAGTTAAATACACCAGTAGCAAGGAAAATTAAGCCCACCAGGGATCTTCACCTGTGCGGAAATCAGTTTCTGTCCAGGGAGTAAAGGCAATTTTGTCATCTTCCACAGTCGCATGAACCAGCGCCAGAGACAGCGGAGCAGGTCCCCGAACGACCTTGCCTTCACTGTTGTACTGAGAGCCGTGGCAAGGGCACATGAACTTGTTTTCGTTGGGATTCCAGGGAACCACACAACCCAGGTGGGTGCAGACCGCATTTAGGCCAAAGTCGGCGATCGATTTATCTTCTTTCACGATGATGTAGGTTGGATCACCCTTCAAACCTTGAGCCAGAACATGATCTCCAGCATTGTGAGTGGCCAAAAACTCACTCACAACCACATCTTTGCCGAGTGCATCTTTGGCAGTCACGCCACCCCCAGCCGCTCCACTGGATGGGGGAATAAAGTACTTAACGACGGGGTAGAGCATACCTAAAACAGCGCCGCCGCCCGCACCTACCAATAACAGGTTCATAAATTGGCGACGCCCCATATCGGGTACGTCGGAGGATCCAGAGAGTTGAGTCATGAGAATGTAAAGCGGTGTTAAGGATCGGTCGAGAATATGCAAAGCAGAAACCAAACCAAGCCCAGTTAGAAAACCGGGGTTTTCTCGCCAGAGCAATTATGATGCTGGGCTTGGACAAGGTTGAGTACTCAGCCTGTTAAGCCTTCTCACAGGTAATTATTACATTGTGTGTATGCATTCCCATAATTCAGCCCTGGGGGAATTGATACAAAATGTTAAGGGAGGCTAACAAGCAGGTTATCCCACCAGTTCCTTCACCTTCTTCATAATTCCCGTGGGGTCAATGCCCTGATAGGGATACTGTTCCCACAGGCCACCACAGCCTTCTTCATGAGTACCGAGGTAGGCGAATTTGGGAGTTAAGCCGCGTTCCAGAAGCCAGGAACCGAAGCGGCTACCCAGACCGGTTTTCCGGTTAAAGGCTTCCACAACGAGGACGAAAGGAGATTTGCCGATTTGGTTCAGGACTTCTTCGTCTACGACATTCAGGGTAGGTTTGTTGATCAGGCCGACATCAATCCCTTCCTGTTTCAGGCGATCGACTGCATCCACCGCCCGATAAAGTGCATCCCCAAAGGCCACGATGTAGCCTGCAGTGCCTTCCCGCACGACTTCATCTTTACCGGGCACAAACTTGTAATCGCCACCATACAAGCTATTGCCATTGGCATCCAGGATGTTAGGTGTTTTGGAACGGGTAGAGAAGATAAACCGCAGACCGGGATCAAAGAATACGGCTTCCACACAGGCTTTCATTTGAGCGGCATCGGCGGGGAAGTAGAGGCGGGTTTCGTAGCCATCATCCAGGCCGTTATCGGCGAAGAAGTTGTTGAGACCAAAGTGACAGGTGTTGTCGGCCATGTCATCGATGCCAGAGTGGGAGAAGTGGCACAGCAGGTTGGAGTAGTTCAACCGGGCCATGGTGATTTCGGAAATGCACATTTCCAGGAAAGCGGCAAAGGTGGCGAAAATCCCCTGTTTGCCCTTTTCCATCCCAAATCCTGCTGCGGCAGAGAGGTTGCCCCGCTCCATAATTCCAGAAGGAATGAACACTTCCGGATGGGCATCGTGGATTTTCTTCAAGCCGCAGGAGCCTTCCAGGTCACTATCAATAACGACGACTCTAGCTTTGCGCTCCTCCTCACTCATCCGACCGAGAATTCCGACTACGGCATCCCCAAACACATTGCGGTTGGAATCCCACTTGTCGCCAGAGCCGATGAAGGTATAGGTTTGCTTGGGCTTTTGAATATTTTTCAGGTAATCCACGGCGGCACTGTGGCCCCGTTCTTCCAGGTAGGCGATCGCTTTATCGACCGAGATTACATCATGACCGTGGTTGGAGCCTTCCAGACCGGGAATGCCGACACACATGGGGCGCTTGTTGATCACCGCGATCGGACCTGGAGTGCTGACCGCTTCGTAAATCCGG from Leptodesmis sichuanensis A121 includes:
- a CDS encoding AI-2E family transporter, whose amino-acid sequence is MKLGHWIALFALLATIYILWQIREVILLIFAAVVLANSLNLFARWLNKRLKLPRSWAVLIAVSCLAAFVVIFFQVVIPPFVQQLQEIYVLVPQGVNQFNTWLNSLDRVLPAEARRYIPTLDSILQQVMPVANRLLGGSFAFFSSSLGAAVNILLIVVLGLMLLINPPAYRRGFLRLFPSFYRRRMDGILTECEQSLGNWIVGALISMSVIAVLSTLGLSLIGVKAALANGVLAGLLNFIPNLGPTISVVPPMAIALLDSPTKAVLVLILYIAIQQFESNLLTPFVMSQQVNLLPAVTLLSQVFFATIFGFWGLLLALPLIVVLQILIRRILVEDIMDRWHLSDSQLPAEPAFPPDGPIYEPTVIAETVIHSGNNEEDGEDGEGKEVGG
- a CDS encoding HAD family hydrolase, with the protein product MSLQALIFDVDGTLADTERDGHRVAFNRAFADAGLGWEWSVERYGQLLEVSGGKERLQRYLQEDQPDFIPPGDVKAWAAEMHRLKTRHYRDLVQQGIMPLRPGVKRLIQEARQAGIRLAIATTSAPDNVLALLETGLGADSPSWFEVIAAGDVVPAKKPAPDIYCYALEAMGLPPEVCVAIEDSHVGLQAAIQAGLTTVITPSSYTQDEDFTRAALVVSHLGEPSKPLQVLAGHTLPSTYFDISCAQSLLAASLSVTGSRIDLQ
- a CDS encoding FKBP-type peptidyl-prolyl cis-trans isomerase; protein product: MKEILISLGVLVACVVLLVVSQIVGNRDTAVAAGLNQPPAVETTDVPQGSPLVAEATTNTPPTRNVEVSENYVTTPSGLKYLDMVEGTGETPQPGQTVTVHYIGTLVDGTKFDSSRDRNRPFEFKLGAGQVIKGWDEGIATMKVGGRRQLVIPPSLGYGSRGIGPIPPNSTLVFDVELLKAS
- the hpnA gene encoding hopanoid-associated sugar epimerase; amino-acid sequence: MAETVFVTGGTGFVGANLVRLLLQQGYRVKALVRPHSALDNLQGLNVELVQGHLNDPDLAEAMQGCRYLFHVAAHYSLWQADREQLYQFNVLGTRNVLAASRKAGIERAVYTSSVAAIGVKPGGVADETYQSPVDNLIGYYKQSKYWAEQEAVKAAQTGQDVVIVNPSTPIGPWDIKPTPTGDIVLRFLRRQMPVYLNTGLNFVHVGDVAQGHLLALQKGKTGDRYILGHQNLTLKELLDLLAQITGLPAPRHTIPAWIPFCTAWVDEKVLAPLGKTPSVPMDGVRMAGQLMYYDAAKAVRELGLPQTSILTALRDSVEWFVNKHYVYVKPL
- the hpnH gene encoding adenosyl-hopene transferase HpnH; translation: MAIHLQQALEIGKYIVTQRLKGRKKYPLTLMLEPLFRCNLACSGCGKIQHPTDILVQNLTPEQCFAAVEECGAPVVAIPGGEPLLHPQIDEIVRGLVTRRKFVYLCTNGLLLEKSLDKFEPSPYFSFSVHLDGLRELHDKCVDRKGVFDTAVKAIKAAKAKGFRVTTNTTIFEGADPKEIQEFFDFVSTLGVDGMMVSPGYSYEWAPDQNHFLKREQTKALFREILAPFKAGQKNWNFNHNPLFLDFLTGEKDYECTPWGMPSYSVLGWQKPCYLLNEGHYATYQELLDNTDWSQYGRASGNPKCADCMVHCGYEPTAAVDAMQPQNLTRSLGSVLSMSR
- a CDS encoding squalene/phytoene synthase family protein yields the protein MQLCKSALEVLEETSRTFYIPISRLPSGLQEAVASGYLCMRAIDEIEDHPSLDNALKAKLLQIISLTLQAGTHEMKASDLSTALSDYKELLPEVSLRIGEWALLAPDTIAPRIWDATAAMADRMAYWACINWQIKDKADLDRYTFGVAGAVGLLLSDLWAWYDNTQTSRTQAIGFGRGLQAVNILRNHAEDLTRGVDFYPQGWSDEQMHTYARENLRMADEYTAALSLGPALDFCRIPLALAHATLDALSQGEAKLSRSTVMDLVKQLTSTPV
- the aroF gene encoding 3-deoxy-7-phosphoheptulonate synthase; this encodes MLEAKLTTKTHADHRTVVNLSHQVAIGGPAIVVIGGPCTVESLEQMEQVARSLSTVSISALRGGVYKPRTSPYSFQGMGVDGLRILASVRQAYGLPVVTEVMSIGQIDPVATYADMLQVGSRNMQNFELLKALGSVSKPILLKRGLAATIEEFVMAAEYIMAHGNPNVVLCERGIRSFDTYTRNVLDLGAVVALKQLTHLPVIVDPSHAAGKRELVPDLARAAIAAGADGLIIECHPEPEKSVSDARQALSLETMQELVQSVTAIATAVGRSLHQPPVASNQLVAIG
- the petA gene encoding cytochrome f, coding for MRTRSIQEVLLPGTATLKRTITLAIATLAVLLVSSLAFPQTAAAYPAFAQQAYDNPREATGRIVCANCHLAAKPTQVEVPQSVLPDSVFEAVVKIPYDTNLQQVVYGGAKAPLNVGAVLMLPEGFKLAPEDRIPEEMKEKVKDVYFQPYSEDQENILVVGPLPGEQYQEIVFPILSPDPKADKSIHFGKYQIHVGGNRGRGQVYPTGEKSNNTVFNASAAGTITKIARTDDNGYEVTIQKADGSTITEAIPAGPELLVSEGQQVASGEALTNNPNVGGFGQVDAEIVLQSPNRILGLLAFFGIVILTQIMLVLKKKQVERVQAAEMQF
- the petC gene encoding cytochrome b6-f complex iron-sulfur subunit, with translation MTQLSGSSDVPDMGRRQFMNLLLVGAGGGAVLGMLYPVVKYFIPPSSGAAGGGVTAKDALGKDVVVSEFLATHNAGDHVLAQGLKGDPTYIIVKEDKSIADFGLNAVCTHLGCVVPWNPNENKFMCPCHGSQYNSEGKVVRGPAPLSLALVHATVEDDKIAFTPWTETDFRTGEDPWWA
- a CDS encoding transketolase C-terminal domain-containing protein; this translates as MTTTGDRFPIDLGAYQAISLDPTKSTLTDDERKALQSNIQLCRDAIVFFTATGAARGVGGHTGGPYDTVPEVMILDALFRGAPNQFVPIFFDEAGHRVGTQYLMAVLHGDLPAEQLMHYRVAGSKLPGHPELGLTPGVKFSSGRLGHMWPYINGVAMANPGKAVFCLGSDGSQQEGNDAEAARLAVAQHLNVKLIIDDNDVTIAGHPSKYLPGFSVAKTLIGHGMKVLEGDGEDLDGLYSRIYEAVSTPGPIAVINKRPMCVGIPGLEGSNHGHDVISVDKAIAYLEERGHSAAVDYLKNIQKPKQTYTFIGSGDKWDSNRNVFGDAVVGILGRMSEEERKARVVVIDSDLEGSCGLKKIHDAHPEVFIPSGIMERGNLSAAAGFGMEKGKQGIFATFAAFLEMCISEITMARLNYSNLLCHFSHSGIDDMADNTCHFGLNNFFADNGLDDGYETRLYFPADAAQMKACVEAVFFDPGLRFIFSTRSKTPNILDANGNSLYGGDYKFVPGKDEVVREGTAGYIVAFGDALYRAVDAVDRLKQEGIDVGLINKPTLNVVDEEVLNQIGKSPFVLVVEAFNRKTGLGSRFGSWLLERGLTPKFAYLGTHEEGCGGLWEQYPYQGIDPTGIMKKVKELVG